In Clostridium ljungdahlii DSM 13528, the genomic window GATTTCTAAAAACATACCATTTAATATCTTTTCCTCAATAGATTTTGGAGTTTGCTGAGTATGATCTGCATCTACCCCCTGATATATATATCTTGCTAAATCAAGTCCAGATATTTTAGGACAATGTCCTTCTATTTTGAAATGAGGTTTTTCTTTTTTTATCAATTTAATTATATTATTTATAAGCGAATCTTCACTATAAACCAAATCCTTAAAATTCATAACTTCACCAATGCACCATATACGGTCATTTTTTATAAGTTCTGATACTTCTTTTATCCCTATTTGTCCACCTGTAGTTTCAAGTTTAGCCGATGTTGATGGTACAGAACTTGGAATGCCATAAAATATATCCATTATATGCTGCCTATCAGAATCTATCATAGCTTTTATGCCTTCTATTCCAAATACATTTGCAATTTCATGTGGATCAGCAACAACTGTTGTAACTCCATTCTTAATAACAGCATTTGCAAAGTTTGTTGGTGTAGTCATTGAACTTTCAATATGCATATGTATATCAATAAGGCCAGGTATTAGATATTTCTTATTACCTTCTATAATATTTCTTGCACTTATTTTTTCATGACAATCCTTACCTATATATAAAAACCTTCCATTTAATATTGATACATCACCGTATATAAATTTTTTAAAATAAGCATTAAAAACATAAACATCTTTTATGATTAAATCTGCTTTCATATGATCACCTTTCTTAAACGTAAATAAGACATCTGAAAAAATAAGTTCATCAGCATATGGATTCATTATTTTTCAGATGTCTTCTATTTAAAATTAAAACTAATTATTGTAAATCTTGTTCCACTGATCAATCCAGTTTTTATTGTTCTTATTTATAAATTTGAAATCTAAAACATTTGATTTTTCAACTTCATCTCCATATGTTAGACCCTGTGTTTCCGTACCTTGTAATTTTACATCGCTGTTAACTGGTGATTCGCCTACATCTTTAGATGTTTTTTGTTCAACTTCTGCACTCAATACATAATTTATAAACTTCAATGCTAATTCTTTATTTTTTGAACTTTTTACTATATTTACAGTATTAAAGTTAAGATATGCTCCTTCGCCTGGATCAACAAATTTTACTGAAGGAACTGCTTTTTTAATTGAACCATAAACAAAATCCGCAGCAACTGCAGCTGTTATTTCTCCATTAGAAAACATATTTACAAGATCAGAAGATTTAGTATATGTCTTAACTACATTTGGTTTTAAAGCTTGAAGTGATTTAAATGCATCTACACCTTTATCACTTGTTACATCAACACCATCCTTCTTTGAAGCTGCACAAACCATAGCAGGTCCAAATGTTGTTGTTATATCTGGTATTGCTATTTTACCCTTAAAATCAGGACTCCATAAATCTTTCCATGAAGCTATATTTCCATTTACTTTTTCAGGATTATAAACTATAGCTGCTCTATTTAAAGTATATGCTGGACCATATCCTTCAGTTATAAACTTTTGTGCCTTAGGTATTACTTTCTTTGCATTTGGTACCTTACTATAATCAATTTTTTCAAATAATCCATCTTGTATGCCTTCTTCAGAAAAAGATTCTGCAAGGTACATTATATCAACGTTACTGTTTGGATTATTTTTGAGTTTAGTTAATCTTTCTCCATTATTTCCTGTTTCCAAAACTATTTTTACATTGTTTGCTTTCTCAAAAGGCTCAAAAACATCTTTTTGAAGAGCATCTTCATTTAATCCCCATGTTGATATTACAAGTTGCTTTTGATCACTTTTTGAATCTGTACTTTGCGCTGCACTTCCACATCCAGAAAGTGCTGATAGCAAAAATATGGATGCTAAAGCCAAAGGTAATTTTTTCATTTTTTATTCCTCCTCAGATTTTTTAACAATTATTAATTTATTTGAAGGTAAATAAAGCTTTACCTCATTTCCAATATCATACACTTCATCATTTCCATTGTTTACAATAATTGATCCAAGCTTTGTATTGACAGAATACTGGTATGCTTTTCCCAAATATGTTCTAACTTCGATTGTTCCATCTAGTATATTTTCATTGCCTGTAAAATCAGATGCTAATATTTTAATATCATCAGGTCTTATAGTAGCTTTTATTTTGCCAGGAACATTTTCATGATTTTTAATATGAATTTCAATATTGCAATCTGCATTAAATACATCATCTTTAACATATTCTAAGTCAATAAAATTTTCGAATCCTACAAACTTTGCCACAAATTCTGTATTAGGCTTTGAATATATTTTTTCTGGAGTATCATATTGTTCAATTACACCTTTATTCATTACTGCAACTTTATCTGATATGGAAAAGCATTCTTCCTGATCATGAGTTACAAAAACAGTTGTAATTCCAAAACGCTGCTGTAATTTTCTAATTTCTACTCTCATTTTTAATCTCAATTTAGCATCTAAATTACTAAGTGGTTCATCCAGCAAAAGAAGATCAGGTTTTATAACAAGTGCTCTAGCTATAGCAACTCTCTGTCTTTGTCCTCCTGACAATTCTGCAGGATACCTTTTACCATATTCTTCTAAATCTACTATTTCAAGAAATTTGTTAACTGACTCAGTTATAGTTTTTTTATCTACATTTCTCATCTTAAGTCCAAAAGCTATATTATCAAAAACATTGAGATGAGGGAAAAGCGCATAACTTTGAAATACCATTCCAAAATTTCTCTTATTAACAGGTATTTTAGTATAATCCTTACCATCAAATATAAATTGACCACCTGTTGGCTCTAAAAAGCCACTTATTACTCTCAATGTAGTAGTTTTTCCACACCCGCTTGGTCCAAGAAGTGAAACCAACTTTCCCTTTTCAATATCAAGGTTTAATTTTTTTAATATATTTGTTTTTCCATCATAAGAAACTGCAATATCTTTTAAATTTATTAAAGCCATGTAGCACCTCCATATTTTATTTTGTAAAATAATTTAATCCCAAAGTTTTCTCAACAATAAACATTATTATAATAGTCATAAACATCAATATGACTGAAAGAGCTGAAACACTAGGGTCATAATTGTATTCAACATAACTCATCATACTTATCGGCAGCGTACTCACTCCCGGTCCTGTTAAAAATATAGATACAGGTACATTATTGAAGGAATTTATAAATGCCAACATAAAGGCTGCAATTATACCAGATGTTATATTTGGCATGACAACTAGAAAAAATGTTTTTATTCTAGAAGCTCCAAGACTTATAGCTGCTTCTTCAATAGAATAATCCAATCCTCCAAGACTTGAGCCAATGACCCTTATTATATATGGAATTACTATAACAACATGTCCAATTAATAAGCTAGTTAAAATATTCATTTTAAGAGTAATTGTTATAAATCTAAAGAGTGCAAATCCAAGTACTATTCCTGGTATTGTAACTGGTGATAGAAATATATTGTTAATAAACTTTTTTCCTCTAAAATCATTTCTACTAATCACATAACATGCAGGTATTCCAACAATAAGTGCAATTAAAGTTGCAGCTATGGATACTTCCAAACTTATACCTAACGTAGTCATAAAAGTTGGTGACTGAAAAACATGTATAAACCATCTTATTCCTATATGCTTAGGTGGAAATGCTATGAAATTATCTGTTCCAAAAGCTGTTACAGCAACTATCAAAAGCGGTCCAAATAGAAATATGTATACAAGAAATACGAATAATGTAAGCAATTTATTTTTTTTCATTCTATACACCCCTTTCATATAATCTTGATGCAAATTTATTGATTCCAAACATAACAATCAATGTAGCTATAATCATGACAGCAGAAACTACAGAAGCGCCTGTCCAATCACTTAGCGTCATAGCCTTTTGATATATGAGCGTTGCAAGCACTGTATTTTTATTTCCTCCAAGAAGTTGGGGTGTTGTATATGCCGTTAATGCACCAGTAAAAACAAGAATACTTCCCACTATCATTCCTGGAACACTTAATGGAAAAATGACCTTAAAAAAGGCTGCTATTCTACTAGCACCAAGACTTTGGGCAGCTTCTACGAAATCACTATTAATATTTTCCATTACTCCAACCAAAGAAACAATCATAAGAGGCAAAAATAAGTATACACTTCCTATAATTATTGCAAACTCCGTATAAAGAATTTCTCGTGGTTCACTTATAATATGACAATTTATAAGTAGTGTGTTTATAGCTCCATTTTTACCAAGTATAGTCATCCACGCAAATGCACGAACAATAGAGTTGGTTAGGAGTGGAAATACCGTAAGTGCAAGAAGTAATCCTCTTATTTTTTTATCACTTCTTGATAAATAATAAGAAACTGGTACTCCAAGTATTATACAAGCAATAGTCGTTATAATTGCTATTCTAAGAGTACGAAAAAATATGTTCATTAAATAACTATCTTTAAAGAAAGATAAATACAACTTAGGTGTAATACCTTTATCACTTACAACTGTAGGAATTAATATATTTATAAGTGGTGCCATTAAAAAGAATAAAATTATTAAAATTCCAGGTACTAACATTAAATAAAGTACTTTTTTTCTCATTATAAGTAGCCCTCCTTTGTATTTTTAAGTTTATCTGATCTGAATCTAAGAATCTCTTCATATTAAACAAAGTATTAATATATGTTTGTGCTATACGAATGTTATTACATTTTTTCTCTACAATATTCATAATATTATCACTTCACCTTGGAAACGTCAAGGGATTTTGGTCGAAATAAGGGTTTTAGTAAAGAAGTTCCAATAGTATTGACTTTTATAACATAAGGTATAACATTTTTAGTAATAGGGAAAAGAGATTTAATGAAAATGTAAGAGGAGGTTTTTGGCAATGTATAGTTTTAAAAATGATTATAGTGAAGGAGCTCATCCAAGAATATTAAATGCTTTAGTTGAATCAAATATGGAGCAAACTTCAGGTTACGGTGAAGATATATATACAGAAAGAGCTGTTGAGCTTTTGAAGCAAAAAATTAAGCGAGATGATGCCCACATTCACCTGTTTGTTGGAGGCACACAGGCAAATCTCACTGCAATTTCAGCTTTTTTAAGACCTCATGAAGCAGCTATTGCTGCTAATACAGGACATATACTAGTTCACGAGACAGGAGCTATAGAAGCTACAGGGCATAAGATTATCTCTATAAAAGTAAGCAATGGCAAACTAAGTCCCGAAGACATCAAACCTGCCTTAGATGAACATACCGATGAGCATATGGTAAAGCCTAAACTAGTGTACATCTCAAACTCTACAGAAATTGGTTCTATATATAAAAAAAGCGAACTAGAAAAACTAAGCAAATTTTGCAAAGAAAATAAACTGCTTTTATACATAGATGGCGCAAGGTTAGGTTCGGCCCTATGTTCAGAAGAAAATGATGTGGAACTTTCTGATTTAGCTAGATTAGCAGATGCGTTCTATATAGGTGGGACCAAAAATGGTGCGCTAATGGGTGAGGCTATGGTCATATGTAACAACTCACTTAAAGAAGACTTTCGATTTTATATTAAACAAAAGGGAGCATTGCTTGCAAAAGGTAGACTTCTTGGAATACAATTCTTAGAACTTTTCAAAGATGACTTATATTTTGATTTGGCAAAGCATGCAAATGTCATGGCAGATTTACTTAGGAAGGAAATCAGTAAGGCTGGATATTCATTTTTGACCCACTCGCCTTCAAATCAGATATTCCCAATCTTACCAAACAAGTTGATTGAAAAGCTTGGAAATAAATATTCTTTTACAATTTGGCAAAAATCAGATAAATATAACTCCGTTATTCGCCTTGTAACTTCTTGGGCAACAAAAGAGTCTATGGCTTTAGATTTTATTAATGATTTAAAAAATTTTACTGAAGTGTAATTTGAATTATTGGGAAAATGAGTATTAGACTTATTTTTAAGCTAGCCTGTACTCATTTTTTCTTTAAATCGATATTCTTTCATTCAAAATTAAACTCTTTTGCCATACTAATAAAATTTAATATTTGAAAATCTCCTTTTTATTGCAAAGCTATATTTAACATCGGGATAGCCAAATATGACCATAATACCGTTTTTATTTTTCAATGGTATCCCATACTTTTCTTTTATTTTCTTTCCAAAAAGGTTTAACAGTACATTTGGTGTACCAAGCATACAACTTCCTAATCCTAATGATTGTGCTGCAAGCATTGTATAAGTTGCAGGAATATATGGATCAGCAGGATCAGCATATGGAGAAGCATGAAAATACATTGCTAACGGTGCAGAATATGTTAGCCAGTTCTTCCCTTCATCATAATTTTTTATAAATGTCTCTATAGCAGTTGAAGCAAAGGTTTTTAAAGAATCATATGCAGCTTTTCCTATAAATGGCCTATAAATTTTAAGCATTATAGTGGAAAACAGCCATCTATTTTTTTTCAAAACATTGATTAAATTCAGTGTAAATTCTTCCACTTTTTCATTTCCATCTAAAACCAAAACTTCAACATCGGAACTTCCAAGACCGTTAGGAGCGGTCGCTGATGCTTCTAATATTTTTTTTATTATTTCACGTTCTACTTTTTGCTTTTTATAATTTCTCACACTTCTACGGGACATCATTAATGACTTTAAATTTTCATAATTGGTCCTGTCTTGAAACTTTGGTAATTCCATAACATCATCTGGCGTCATATCTCTGCCAATAACTTTTATTGCTTTGTTTGGACAAACTGCCATACATTGTCCACAAGCAATACATCCAAATACTCGACTATGATCTAC contains:
- a CDS encoding ABC transporter permease, yielding MKKNKLLTLFVFLVYIFLFGPLLIVAVTAFGTDNFIAFPPKHIGIRWFIHVFQSPTFMTTLGISLEVSIAATLIALIVGIPACYVISRNDFRGKKFINNIFLSPVTIPGIVLGFALFRFITITLKMNILTSLLIGHVVIVIPYIIRVIGSSLGGLDYSIEEAAISLGASRIKTFFLVVMPNITSGIIAAFMLAFINSFNNVPVSIFLTGPGVSTLPISMMSYVEYNYDPSVSALSVILMFMTIIIMFIVEKTLGLNYFTK
- a CDS encoding ABC transporter ATP-binding protein; the encoded protein is MALINLKDIAVSYDGKTNILKKLNLDIEKGKLVSLLGPSGCGKTTTLRVISGFLEPTGGQFIFDGKDYTKIPVNKRNFGMVFQSYALFPHLNVFDNIAFGLKMRNVDKKTITESVNKFLEIVDLEEYGKRYPAELSGGQRQRVAIARALVIKPDLLLLDEPLSNLDAKLRLKMRVEIRKLQQRFGITTVFVTHDQEECFSISDKVAVMNKGVIEQYDTPEKIYSKPNTEFVAKFVGFENFIDLEYVKDDVFNADCNIEIHIKNHENVPGKIKATIRPDDIKILASDFTGNENILDGTIEVRTYLGKAYQYSVNTKLGSIIVNNGNDEVYDIGNEVKLYLPSNKLIIVKKSEEE
- a CDS encoding nitroreductase family protein, with product MPLKTGRFYECAEVKIDKNKCTTCGLCVKVCKGAPLFIEDKIVKVDHSRVFGCIACGQCMAVCPNKAIKVIGRDMTPDDVMELPKFQDRTNYENLKSLMMSRRSVRNYKKQKVEREIIKKILEASATAPNGLGSSDVEVLVLDGNEKVEEFTLNLINVLKKNRWLFSTIMLKIYRPFIGKAAYDSLKTFASTAIETFIKNYDEGKNWLTYSAPLAMYFHASPYADPADPYIPATYTMLAAQSLGLGSCMLGTPNVLLNLFGKKIKEKYGIPLKNKNGIMVIFGYPDVKYSFAIKRRFSNIKFY
- a CDS encoding ABC transporter permease, which codes for MRKKVLYLMLVPGILIILFFLMAPLINILIPTVVSDKGITPKLYLSFFKDSYLMNIFFRTLRIAIITTIACIILGVPVSYYLSRSDKKIRGLLLALTVFPLLTNSIVRAFAWMTILGKNGAINTLLINCHIISEPREILYTEFAIIIGSVYLFLPLMIVSLVGVMENINSDFVEAAQSLGASRIAAFFKVIFPLSVPGMIVGSILVFTGALTAYTTPQLLGGNKNTVLATLIYQKAMTLSDWTGASVVSAVMIIATLIVMFGINKFASRLYERGV
- a CDS encoding threonine aldolase family protein produces the protein MYSFKNDYSEGAHPRILNALVESNMEQTSGYGEDIYTERAVELLKQKIKRDDAHIHLFVGGTQANLTAISAFLRPHEAAIAANTGHILVHETGAIEATGHKIISIKVSNGKLSPEDIKPALDEHTDEHMVKPKLVYISNSTEIGSIYKKSELEKLSKFCKENKLLLYIDGARLGSALCSEENDVELSDLARLADAFYIGGTKNGALMGEAMVICNNSLKEDFRFYIKQKGALLAKGRLLGIQFLELFKDDLYFDLAKHANVMADLLRKEISKAGYSFLTHSPSNQIFPILPNKLIEKLGNKYSFTIWQKSDKYNSVIRLVTSWATKESMALDFINDLKNFTEV
- a CDS encoding ABC transporter substrate-binding protein, whose translation is MKKLPLALASIFLLSALSGCGSAAQSTDSKSDQKQLVISTWGLNEDALQKDVFEPFEKANNVKIVLETGNNGERLTKLKNNPNSNVDIMYLAESFSEEGIQDGLFEKIDYSKVPNAKKVIPKAQKFITEGYGPAYTLNRAAIVYNPEKVNGNIASWKDLWSPDFKGKIAIPDITTTFGPAMVCAASKKDGVDVTSDKGVDAFKSLQALKPNVVKTYTKSSDLVNMFSNGEITAAVAADFVYGSIKKAVPSVKFVDPGEGAYLNFNTVNIVKSSKNKELALKFINYVLSAEVEQKTSKDVGESPVNSDVKLQGTETQGLTYGDEVEKSNVLDFKFINKNNKNWIDQWNKIYNN